A stretch of Campylobacter volucris DNA encodes these proteins:
- the mshL gene encoding pilus (MSHA type) biogenesis protein MshL — MIILLFISICFTQVFANSCHQRVFDISVDSKSTLLEILNELGKECGFSIIVKDSLAQKKLNTAQNYLHIRKMSLREIFNLLLKENNLAYDYEKNILKIYGKVVKTFKIHYISSIREGQSITKASVDSRPRQGEYEHSNKEADNLVISTDRFDFWEKIAEEIQALLDENTTKPIINTNAGIITLQATPYEITRVQNYLNDLNKRLKKQVLIDVSIVAVHLNKNHSSGINWQELAFRLNGDDKDFIINKGGIKNINLKANIQTQAIINLLQENGKTTVLSNPKLMALNNQQAIISIGDTINYQVKESSKGTENGSTISETYNNYSIFVGILLNILPEISDDHKIMLRINPSLSDFKYSVDNHRQNKPRNIAPDTIQKKLSTVVEVEDSQTLILGGLISKNSINNQNEINLLSKIPIFGLLFQGKQNIEDVSEIVFIIKPTIIKEDKKILNLKDLGFKNEDHMF; from the coding sequence ATAATAATATTATTATTTATTAGTATATGTTTTACTCAAGTTTTTGCAAATTCATGTCATCAAAGGGTTTTTGATATCAGTGTTGATTCTAAAAGTACATTATTAGAAATTTTAAATGAGCTTGGTAAAGAATGTGGCTTTAGTATCATTGTAAAAGATTCTTTAGCGCAAAAGAAACTAAATACCGCTCAAAATTATCTTCACATTAGAAAAATGTCTTTAAGAGAAATTTTTAATCTTTTGTTGAAAGAAAATAATCTTGCTTATGATTATGAAAAAAATATTTTAAAAATTTATGGAAAAGTAGTAAAGACTTTTAAAATTCATTATATTAGCTCTATTAGAGAAGGACAAAGTATCACTAAAGCTTCAGTGGATTCAAGACCAAGACAAGGAGAATATGAACATTCTAATAAAGAAGCAGATAATTTGGTTATAAGCACTGATAGGTTTGATTTTTGGGAGAAAATTGCAGAAGAAATTCAAGCTTTACTTGATGAAAATACTACTAAGCCCATTATTAATACCAATGCGGGAATCATTACCTTACAAGCTACTCCATATGAAATTACAAGGGTGCAAAATTATTTAAATGATTTAAATAAACGATTGAAAAAACAAGTTTTAATTGATGTGAGTATAGTTGCTGTACATTTAAATAAAAATCATTCTAGTGGAATTAATTGGCAAGAACTCGCTTTTAGGTTAAATGGCGATGATAAAGATTTTATCATAAATAAAGGTGGTATTAAAAATATCAATTTAAAAGCAAATATCCAAACTCAAGCAATTATAAATTTATTGCAAGAAAATGGTAAAACCACGGTGCTTTCTAATCCAAAACTTATGGCTTTAAATAATCAACAAGCAATTATTTCTATAGGTGATACTATAAATTATCAAGTTAAAGAAAGTTCTAAAGGCACTGAAAATGGAAGTACAATTAGTGAAACTTATAATAATTATTCTATTTTTGTAGGAATTTTACTTAATATTTTGCCAGAAATTTCAGATGATCATAAGATTATGCTTAGGATAAATCCTAGTTTGAGTGATTTTAAATATAGTGTTGATAATCATCGTCAAAATAAACCAAGAAATATTGCGCCCGATACTATACAAAAAAAGCTTTCAACTGTTGTAGAAGTGGAAGATTCTCAAACTTTAATTTTAGGTGGTTTGATTAGTAAAAATAGCATTAACAATCAAAATGAAATCAATTTACTTTCTAAAATACCTATTTTTGGATTATTATTTCAAGGTAAGCAAAATATAGAAGATGTTAGCGAAATTGTTTTTATCATCAAGCCAACTATAATCAAAGAAGATAAAAAGATACTAAATTTAAAAGATTTGGGTTTTAAAAATGAAGATCATATGTTTTAG
- a CDS encoding transformation system, membrane protein CtsX has translation MKIICFSMLIMFLAFSKLKAKISIKKENIDSLILYEKFINDPSYINALNLAQYFYSIKDYKNSSFWAIEANEIEYLEKDAWLIFINSKMKQGQIDQALKAKEEYEKVLNASY, from the coding sequence ATGAAGATCATATGTTTTAGTATGTTAATCATGTTTTTAGCTTTTTCAAAATTAAAAGCAAAAATTAGCATTAAAAAAGAGAATATAGATTCTTTGATTTTATATGAAAAATTTATTAATGATCCAAGTTATATCAATGCTTTAAATTTAGCCCAGTATTTTTATAGTATAAAAGATTATAAAAATTCTTCATTTTGGGCTATAGAAGCAAATGAAATTGAGTATTTAGAAAAAGATGCTTGGCTAATTTTTATTAATTCTAAAATGAAACAAGGGCAAATTGATCAAGCATTAAAAGCTAAAGAAGAATATGAAAAAGTATTAAATGCAAGTTATTAA
- a CDS encoding transformation system, type II secretion system ATPase CtsE: protein MQVIKYRDIVQNLIDNMLTHNELLSLDKDFFQKLALEYELQFLDLNDKFDFEKYLYNLPLALIEKYEILCFEENDECIKIISYKPLYGEVLEKLQNIFRDKNIHIFIVEFTKFEYFFEKIKFLIKFQNYSYEVEKILNSQNNKEGDFLEQILFLILSYASFLKASDIHFEPLENMVKLRFRIDGILQIIICFTHEIYQALLTHIKIISLLNVVEQRNAQDGSFSKCIQDQQYDFRVSIMPLLFGQSTVIRILKQEKNIFQLENLLINDKILKKIKLNIQALSGLILFCGPTGSGKSTFMHSLLNELDENKKIITLEDPIEYKLTKAQQILLNSKADFDFSRALRGVLRQDPDVIMIGEIRDEESLDIVLKASLSGHLVFSTLHTNNALEAIFRMMHMGAKSYLIARSLNLIIAQRLVRKLCECKEEISEIVYKNQTINGKFYKAKGCPKCMMSGYKGRIMIAEFLFLDANVKNLIENNSSFEQIQAYILKNDFLSLSEDALDKVKKGLTSIEEIWKVLF, encoded by the coding sequence ATGCAAGTTATTAAATATAGAGATATTGTTCAAAACTTGATAGATAATATGCTTACTCATAATGAGCTTTTATCATTAGATAAAGATTTTTTTCAAAAATTAGCTTTAGAATATGAACTACAATTTTTAGATTTAAATGATAAATTTGATTTTGAAAAATATTTATATAACTTACCTCTTGCTCTTATAGAAAAATATGAAATTTTATGTTTTGAAGAAAATGATGAGTGTATAAAAATTATTTCTTACAAGCCTTTGTATGGTGAAGTTTTAGAAAAATTACAAAATATTTTTCGAGATAAAAATATCCATATTTTTATAGTTGAATTTACAAAATTTGAATATTTTTTTGAAAAAATTAAATTTTTAATAAAATTTCAAAATTATTCCTATGAAGTAGAAAAAATTTTAAATTCTCAAAACAATAAAGAAGGGGATTTTTTAGAGCAAATTTTATTTTTGATTTTATCTTATGCTAGTTTTTTAAAAGCAAGTGATATTCATTTTGAACCTTTAGAAAATATGGTGAAATTAAGATTTAGAATCGATGGAATTTTACAAATTATTATTTGTTTTACTCATGAAATTTATCAAGCATTGCTTACTCATATAAAAATTATATCTTTGCTTAATGTTGTAGAGCAAAGAAATGCTCAAGATGGAAGTTTTAGTAAATGTATCCAAGATCAACAATATGATTTTAGGGTTTCTATTATGCCTTTATTGTTTGGACAAAGTACGGTAATAAGGATTTTAAAACAAGAAAAAAATATTTTTCAGTTAGAAAATCTTTTGATTAACGATAAGATTCTTAAGAAAATAAAACTTAATATACAAGCTTTGAGTGGTTTGATTTTATTTTGTGGGCCAACAGGAAGCGGGAAAAGCACTTTTATGCATAGTTTGTTAAACGAACTTGATGAGAATAAAAAAATTATCACTTTAGAAGATCCTATAGAATATAAATTAACAAAAGCTCAACAAATTCTTTTAAATTCTAAAGCCGATTTTGATTTTTCTAGGGCTTTAAGGGGAGTTTTAAGACAAGATCCTGATGTTATAATGATAGGAGAAATTAGAGATGAAGAAAGTTTAGATATAGTTTTAAAAGCTTCCTTGAGCGGACATTTAGTTTTTAGCACTTTGCATACTAATAATGCTTTAGAGGCAATCTTTAGAATGATGCATATGGGAGCTAAGTCTTATCTTATAGCAAGATCTTTAAATTTAATCATTGCTCAGCGTTTGGTGCGTAAGCTTTGTGAATGCAAAGAAGAAATTAGCGAAATTGTTTATAAAAATCAAACAATAAATGGAAAATTTTATAAAGCTAAGGGTTGCCCAAAATGCATGATGAGTGGCTATAAGGGAAGAATTATGATAGCAGAGTTTTTATTTTTAGATGCAAATGTTAAAAATTTGATTGAAAATAATTCTTCTTTTGAACAAATACAAGCTTATATTTTAAAAAATGATTTTTTATCTTTAAGTGAAGATGCATTGGATAAGGTCAAAAAAGGCCTTACTTCTATAGAAGAAATTTGGAAAGTTTTATTTTGA
- a CDS encoding type II secretion system F family protein encodes MKEFIITYIFNHKEKQSIIKAKNLYEARIKALQKYDTLVEVKEYFAQKNIKIKEEELIFILKDLHMILKAGLSLQEAVLEFSQHSYDKKITFMFNQIYQRLKNGSTYEEAFKDLFNPRELAILKICEGKEELNEAFKIIIALKEKQIKNLKQFKKAISYPILVFISIIFAFFVLMFFVLPEFKNLFIQLDLQLPMITKILFFIGDFLASYFWAIFFCLGVLTTCVYILYKKSFLFDKILFHMPIFGNIIAYQDKFCFFIIFSYLLKSGIDAKKALKMSNNGVQNKFLKANIAKAIVSFESGLNLAEAFLRINIFESFVIRMINLGLKSSKLEESTYELALFFEQKKEEYVRKIFIMLEPLMIVFMALMILILALGVFLPMWQITQGI; translated from the coding sequence TTGAAAGAGTTTATAATAACTTATATTTTTAATCACAAAGAAAAACAAAGCATCATTAAAGCAAAAAATCTTTATGAAGCTAGAATTAAAGCTTTGCAAAAATATGATACTTTGGTGGAGGTAAAAGAGTATTTTGCGCAAAAAAATATAAAAATCAAAGAAGAAGAGTTAATTTTTATCCTTAAAGATTTGCATATGATTTTAAAAGCAGGTCTTAGTTTGCAAGAAGCAGTTTTAGAATTTTCACAGCATTCTTATGACAAAAAAATAACTTTTATGTTTAATCAGATATATCAAAGACTTAAAAATGGTTCAACATATGAAGAAGCTTTTAAAGATTTATTTAATCCTAGAGAACTAGCTATTTTAAAAATTTGCGAGGGTAAAGAGGAATTAAATGAAGCATTTAAAATAATCATAGCTTTAAAAGAAAAACAAATAAAAAATTTAAAACAATTTAAAAAAGCTATTTCATATCCTATTTTGGTTTTTATAAGTATAATTTTTGCTTTTTTTGTATTGATGTTTTTTGTATTGCCTGAATTTAAGAATTTATTTATTCAGCTTGATTTGCAATTGCCTATGATTACAAAAATTTTATTTTTTATAGGAGATTTTTTAGCTAGTTATTTTTGGGCTATATTTTTTTGCTTGGGTGTTTTGACTACATGTGTGTATATTTTATATAAAAAATCTTTTTTGTTTGATAAGATACTTTTTCATATGCCTATATTTGGAAATATCATCGCATATCAGGATAAATTTTGTTTTTTTATCATTTTTTCGTATTTATTAAAATCAGGTATAGATGCTAAAAAAGCACTTAAAATGTCTAATAATGGTGTGCAAAACAAATTTTTAAAAGCTAACATTGCTAAAGCTATAGTCTCATTTGAATCAGGATTAAATTTGGCTGAAGCTTTTTTACGCATTAATATTTTTGAATCCTTTGTTATTAGAATGATAAATTTAGGTTTGAAAAGTTCTAAGCTTGAGGAAAGTACTTATGAGCTTGCTTTATTTTTTGAGCAAAAAAAAGAAGAATATGTTCGAAAAATCTTTATAATGCTTGAACCATTGATGATTGTATTTATGGCATTGATGATTTTAATTCTTGCTTTGGGGGTATTTTTACCAATGTGGCAAATCACGCAAGGAATTTAA
- a CDS encoding TSUP family transporter, protein MELELSYYVILFFVAIFAGCVDAIVGGGGLITIPALFACGIPPHLALATNKLQSTFGSFTAVLAYRKSMQIEKIALGILFTAIGAILGTYSVLLINQDSVKIIVLICLVLIFLYTIFKPNIGNTQHKAKMSTTSFQIIFGLLIGFYDGFLGPGTGSFWIFACVIFLGFSMKNASINTKILNFTSNIVALAVFLYSYEVLWKVGILMGIGQILGAFVGSKLVLKTQGTFIKKLFLTMVALTIAKVAYDYLIS, encoded by the coding sequence ATGGAACTTGAGCTAAGCTATTATGTAATATTATTTTTTGTAGCAATTTTTGCAGGATGTGTTGATGCTATAGTTGGAGGAGGTGGGCTTATCACTATACCTGCTTTATTTGCTTGTGGAATACCTCCTCATTTGGCTTTAGCTACAAATAAACTTCAAAGCACTTTTGGCTCTTTTACAGCTGTATTAGCTTATAGAAAATCCATGCAAATAGAAAAAATTGCTTTGGGAATTTTATTTACTGCAATTGGCGCTATTTTAGGAACATATAGCGTTTTACTAATCAATCAAGATAGTGTGAAAATCATAGTTTTAATATGTCTTGTTTTAATTTTTCTTTATACTATTTTTAAACCAAATATTGGAAATACTCAACACAAAGCCAAAATGAGCACTACTAGCTTTCAAATCATTTTTGGTTTATTAATAGGTTTTTATGATGGTTTTTTAGGGCCTGGGACGGGTTCTTTTTGGATATTTGCTTGTGTGATATTTTTAGGTTTTAGCATGAAAAATGCCAGCATTAACACTAAAATTTTAAATTTTACAAGCAATATAGTAGCCTTGGCTGTATTTTTATATTCTTATGAAGTACTATGGAAAGTTGGGATTTTAATGGGCATAGGACAAATTTTAGGCGCATTTGTTGGTTCAAAACTTGTTTTAAAAACTCAAGGAACATTCATTAAAAAACTTTTTTTAACCATGGTAGCTCTAACCATAGCTAAAGTTGCGTATGATTATTTGATTTCTTAA
- a CDS encoding TIGR02757 family protein — protein MHIKALLDDLVLDKNTQKELFSHPDPLQIASIYKNPTIALICALFAYGNAKNIVNFLQKLDFSLLESNEKTIMQESKNLTYRFQNSQDIAQIFITLKRLQNEDSIENIFTKAYKKEQNIIDAISNFIDTIYKINPYRSYGYEFFFSKKFQRPKSTFKRYNMYLRWMVRKDEIDLGLFKDIDKKDLLIPLDTHTHKISLELKLLRRKIYDFKSVLELTKNLQKLDPKDPIKYDFALYRIGQNKEILWNLS, from the coding sequence ATGCATATAAAAGCTCTTTTAGATGATCTTGTACTAGATAAAAATACACAAAAAGAGCTTTTTTCTCACCCTGATCCTTTACAAATTGCAAGTATATATAAAAATCCAACCATAGCCTTAATTTGTGCTTTGTTTGCATATGGTAATGCAAAAAATATTGTCAATTTTTTACAAAAACTTGATTTTTCTCTTTTAGAAAGCAATGAAAAAACTATCATGCAAGAAAGCAAAAACTTAACATATCGTTTTCAAAATTCTCAAGATATTGCTCAAATATTTATTACCTTAAAAAGATTGCAAAATGAAGATAGTATAGAAAATATTTTCACCAAAGCTTACAAAAAAGAACAAAATATCATAGATGCAATTTCAAATTTTATCGATACTATATATAAAATAAACCCTTATCGAAGCTATGGTTATGAATTTTTCTTTTCTAAAAAATTTCAAAGACCAAAATCTACCTTCAAAAGATACAATATGTATTTAAGATGGATGGTAAGAAAAGATGAAATAGATTTGGGACTTTTTAAAGATATAGATAAAAAAGATCTCTTAATACCTCTTGATACTCATACTCACAAAATTTCATTAGAGCTTAAGCTTTTAAGGCGTAAGATTTATGATTTTAAAAGCGTATTGGAATTGACTAAAAATTTACAAAAACTAGATCCAAAAGATCCTATAAAATATGACTTTGCTTTATACAGAATCGGACAAAATAAGGAAATTTTATGGAACTTGAGCTAA
- the flgK gene encoding flagellar hook-associated protein FlgK, with product MGIFDSLYTGVSGIKAAELQINTTGNNISNAGAVFYTRQRAVQSSAMSVERGGLTLGTGTQIDTIKRLHDEHSYYKLKNATTQQQYTDYLGKILQEASQRFPDMQGTGILQDYKNYYDAWNNFASNPNDTASKIDLVESANTLTQNIQKTLQSLDQMQQTVNEQIKQTVDEINSIGEEIANINKQLEQAEVLPTDNANQLRDRRDELELRLSKLVDAVAWKGKATQDNTLETTMTDSGKYYDLSIQGFSIVNGSSFHPLKLDDNNPQGFYQIYYEVNDENRYDLTSKITGGQLGAQLDLRGRNYDGNHDTYSDGILQDYKDMLNTFTKTLITQTNNVYAQAATDKVNSDDLKGLKPNTSLMSYDKNIQAGSFDLVIYDNQGKEVAKRTINIDVNTTIEDVVKQINADIDDNKDGKPENDLNDFFNAFYHYDGQSDSGNLQVGALKEGYKIAFKDNGTNFPGALNVSSFFNGQDASNINVNSSIRNDPNTLKGSATGIDGNNEVANAMLQLQTKKVNFYNKDGTVDSLTLDGYYRKFTGQIASNAESNGFTHATNSTVLNTVYAEYQSKSGVNTNEELASLIQYQASYGAAAKIVTTVDQMLDTLLGLKS from the coding sequence ATGGGAATTTTTGATAGTTTATATACTGGAGTTAGTGGTATAAAAGCTGCTGAACTTCAAATCAACACAACAGGTAATAACATCTCTAACGCAGGTGCGGTTTTTTATACAAGACAAAGAGCTGTGCAAAGCTCTGCTATGTCAGTAGAAAGAGGTGGTTTAACTTTAGGAACTGGAACTCAAATTGATACCATTAAAAGATTGCATGATGAGCATTCTTATTATAAATTAAAAAATGCCACCACCCAACAACAATACACAGACTATTTAGGAAAAATTTTACAAGAAGCAAGTCAAAGATTTCCTGATATGCAAGGAACTGGTATATTGCAAGATTATAAAAACTACTATGATGCATGGAATAATTTTGCTTCAAATCCAAATGACACAGCTAGTAAAATAGATCTAGTAGAAAGTGCTAATACTCTAACTCAAAATATTCAAAAAACCTTACAATCTCTTGATCAAATGCAACAAACTGTTAATGAACAAATTAAACAAACAGTAGATGAAATTAACAGCATAGGCGAAGAAATCGCAAATATCAATAAACAGCTTGAACAAGCAGAAGTTTTACCAACTGATAATGCTAATCAACTAAGAGATAGAAGAGATGAGTTAGAATTAAGACTTTCAAAATTAGTTGATGCGGTAGCTTGGAAAGGAAAAGCTACCCAAGATAACACTTTAGAAACGACTATGACTGATTCTGGAAAATACTATGATTTAAGTATTCAAGGATTTAGTATAGTTAATGGATCAAGTTTTCATCCTTTAAAACTTGATGATAATAATCCTCAAGGATTTTATCAAATTTATTATGAAGTAAATGATGAAAATAGATATGATTTAACTAGCAAAATAACAGGGGGTCAATTAGGTGCTCAACTAGACCTTAGAGGAAGAAATTATGATGGAAATCATGATACTTATAGCGATGGTATCTTACAAGATTATAAAGATATGCTAAATACTTTCACTAAAACTCTTATCACCCAAACAAATAATGTCTATGCCCAAGCTGCCACAGATAAAGTAAATTCTGATGATTTAAAAGGATTGAAACCAAATACCTCATTAATGAGCTATGATAAAAATATCCAAGCTGGTAGTTTTGATCTTGTTATATATGATAATCAAGGCAAAGAAGTTGCCAAAAGAACTATAAATATAGATGTTAATACCACCATAGAAGATGTAGTTAAACAAATCAATGCAGATATTGATGATAATAAAGATGGAAAACCTGAAAATGATTTAAATGACTTTTTTAATGCTTTTTATCACTACGATGGACAAAGTGATAGTGGAAATTTACAAGTTGGAGCTTTAAAAGAAGGTTATAAAATAGCTTTTAAAGATAATGGCACGAATTTCCCAGGAGCTTTAAATGTTTCATCATTTTTTAACGGACAAGATGCAAGCAATATCAATGTAAATTCAAGTATTAGAAATGATCCAAACACTTTAAAAGGAAGTGCTACTGGAATAGATGGTAATAATGAAGTGGCAAATGCTATGTTACAACTTCAAACCAAAAAAGTAAATTTTTATAACAAAGATGGGACAGTAGATAGCTTAACACTAGATGGATATTATAGAAAATTCACTGGACAAATTGCTTCCAATGCTGAAAGCAATGGCTTTACACATGCTACAAATTCAACTGTTTTAAATACAGTTTATGCAGAATATCAATCAAAAAGCGGTGTGAATACAAACGAAGAATTAGCGTCTCTTATACAATATCAAGCAAGTTATGGAGCAGCAGCTAAAATAGTAACCACAGTAGATCAAATGCTAGATACCCTACTTGGCTTAAAATCTTAA
- a CDS encoding flagellar protein FlgN, with amino-acid sequence MVKKYLDETNSILEKLINLTIEDITQIQAANHKHVSKSVEDKTKLISDFQLAKKNLDQALIDLSNQGNNKGLDELLDDEDKEKLALLKQNLNTLHQKNKEYAKLVLVIKDFYDNLLNAMFEQNGTNNAYGDKKTIPDSLFKMNV; translated from the coding sequence ATGGTTAAAAAATACTTAGACGAAACAAATTCAATTTTAGAAAAATTAATCAATCTTACAATCGAAGATATCACTCAAATTCAAGCTGCAAATCATAAACATGTAAGTAAAAGTGTCGAAGATAAAACAAAACTTATAAGCGATTTTCAACTTGCCAAAAAAAATCTTGATCAAGCCTTGATAGATTTAAGCAATCAAGGTAACAATAAAGGCTTAGATGAGCTTTTAGATGATGAAGATAAAGAAAAACTCGCTCTTTTAAAGCAAAATTTAAATACCTTACATCAAAAAAATAAAGAATACGCTAAATTAGTTCTTGTGATTAAAGATTTTTATGACAATCTTTTAAATGCCATGTTTGAACAAAATGGAACAAATAATGCTTATGGAGATAAAAAAACTATTCCAGATTCATTGTTTAAAATGAATGTTTAA
- a CDS encoding rod-binding protein: MRVDNYLASKNYSSNLYESITKHNNSYKAAKNYADSAFKNDITHIQALNDEDKALKEQTDAFEAFLIKSVLDISLKQENSLFGKDASDEIYSSMYNDTMSKALSGGLGFSKLLFDYLKERG; this comes from the coding sequence ATGAGAGTTGATAATTATTTAGCTAGTAAAAATTATAGTAGCAATCTTTATGAAAGCATCACTAAACATAACAATAGCTACAAAGCAGCTAAAAACTATGCAGATAGTGCTTTTAAAAATGATATAACTCATATCCAAGCCTTAAATGATGAAGATAAAGCCTTAAAAGAACAAACTGATGCTTTTGAAGCTTTCTTAATTAAAAGTGTTTTAGATATTTCTTTAAAACAAGAAAATTCTTTGTTTGGCAAAGATGCAAGCGATGAAATTTATTCATCTATGTATAATGATACTATGAGTAAGGCTTTAAGCGGTGGCTTAGGATTTTCAAAATTATTATTTGATTATTTAAAAGAAAGGGGTTAA
- a CDS encoding flagellar basal body P-ring protein FlgI, whose translation MRILLFFMAFSISLYAATIKELTNVVGVRDNQLIGYGLVVGLNGSGDGTSSEFTLQSISNMLQGMNVKVSPGDIKSKNTAAVMVTAKLPAFARSGDKLDVSVASLGDAKSLQGGTLLMTALKGVDGEIYAVAQGSLAIGGLSPRPGAAGTHSTSANVINGAVVEREIPQNFSQNDDLILSLKEADFKTANNIERVLNAVFDTDIAKALDSRTIKLVKPEEFSHVEFMARVLEQDIAYTPESKVIIDERTGTIVAGVNIEVEPILITHKDITIKIDPNNNTALAQNEIDMKDGGILDPVSNTLKITNTKTTVANIARMLNKLGATPNDIIAIMQNLKRAGAISAELEVI comes from the coding sequence ATGAGAATATTATTATTTTTCATGGCTTTTAGCATTAGTTTATATGCAGCTACTATCAAAGAATTAACCAATGTTGTAGGCGTTAGAGATAATCAGCTTATAGGATATGGTTTAGTTGTTGGATTAAACGGAAGTGGTGATGGAACAAGTAGTGAATTTACCTTACAATCAATCTCAAATATGCTTCAAGGTATGAATGTAAAAGTTAGTCCAGGAGATATCAAATCAAAAAATACTGCTGCGGTAATGGTTACAGCTAAATTACCTGCTTTTGCAAGAAGTGGTGATAAGCTTGATGTTAGCGTAGCTTCATTAGGCGATGCTAAATCTTTACAAGGTGGAACCTTACTTATGACTGCTTTAAAAGGTGTAGATGGTGAAATTTATGCAGTAGCTCAAGGTTCATTAGCTATTGGCGGACTTAGCCCAAGACCTGGTGCAGCTGGAACACACTCAACTTCAGCTAATGTTATCAATGGTGCAGTTGTTGAAAGAGAAATTCCACAAAATTTTAGTCAAAATGATGATTTAATACTAAGTTTAAAAGAAGCTGATTTTAAAACAGCAAATAATATAGAAAGAGTTTTAAATGCTGTTTTTGATACAGACATAGCTAAAGCTTTAGATTCTAGAACTATCAAGCTCGTTAAACCTGAAGAATTTTCTCATGTAGAATTTATGGCTAGAGTTTTAGAACAAGATATTGCCTATACTCCTGAAAGTAAAGTAATTATAGATGAAAGAACTGGCACTATCGTAGCTGGTGTAAATATAGAAGTAGAACCTATATTAATCACTCACAAAGATATAACTATAAAAATCGATCCAAACAACAATACAGCATTAGCACAAAATGAAATAGATATGAAAGATGGTGGAATTTTAGATCCTGTTTCAAATACTTTAAAAATCACAAACACCAAAACAACAGTAGCAAATATAGCAAGAATGCTCAATAAACTTGGGGCTACTCCAAATGACATCATAGCTATCATGCAAAATTTAAAAAGAGCTGGCGCAATTAGTGCTGAATTAGAGGTGATATAA
- a CDS encoding RsmD family RNA methyltransferase: MPKNEEFKSVKDFLNSYTKEDKKQNKIKNQKLYSCIESGSYKGKKILLPNLNTTRSTKSIVKACVFNVLRFHLRNKIFIEAFGGSASMALEARSNGCLKSYAIELDKKAYQIALKNACNIDKNTICFNDDTFIKTPQIIQNTKEEIILYLDPPFDIREGFIDIYEKTLKMIQALQTNNLKFIILEHSSAFKTPQEINHFTKNKEKKFGNTTLSFYTSK, translated from the coding sequence ATGCCTAAAAATGAAGAATTTAAAAGCGTCAAAGACTTTTTAAATTCTTACACAAAAGAAGATAAAAAACAAAATAAAATAAAAAATCAAAAACTATATTCTTGTATAGAAAGTGGTTCTTATAAAGGTAAAAAAATTCTTTTGCCCAATTTAAATACAACTAGAAGCACTAAATCCATAGTAAAAGCTTGTGTTTTTAATGTTTTGCGTTTTCACTTACGAAATAAAATTTTTATTGAAGCATTTGGAGGAAGCGCTTCTATGGCTCTTGAAGCACGCAGTAATGGTTGCTTAAAAAGCTATGCTATAGAATTAGATAAAAAAGCTTATCAAATAGCTTTGAAAAATGCTTGCAATATAGATAAAAATACTATTTGTTTTAATGATGATACTTTTATAAAAACACCGCAAATCATACAAAATACAAAAGAAGAAATCATTTTATATCTTGATCCACCTTTTGATATACGAGAGGGTTTTATAGATATTTATGAAAAAACTTTAAAGATGATTCAAGCACTACAAACTAATAATCTTAAATTTATAATACTTGAACACTCTAGTGCTTTTAAAACTCCGCAAGAAATTAACCATTTTACTAAAAATAAAGAAAAAAAATTTGGCAATACCACTTTAAGTTTTTATACATCAAAATAA